A single region of the Aeromicrobium chenweiae genome encodes:
- the ffh gene encoding signal recognition particle protein, with protein MFDTLQDRLQSAFKNLRGKGRLSEADIDAVAREIRVALLDADVAVPVVREFIANVKERASGAEVSQALNPAQQVIKIVNDELVTILGGETRRIRYAKNPPTVIMLAGLQGAGKTTLAGKLALWLKEQGKSPMLVACDLQRPNAVTQLQVVGGQAGVSVFAPEPGNGVGDPVQVATAGLAEARRTLHDVVIVDTAGRLGIDAELMQQAADIRAAVDPDEVLFVIDAMIGQDAVVTAQAFLEGVDFTGVVLTKLDGDARGGAALSVRSITGRPIMFASTGEKLTDFETFHPDRMAGRILDMGDMLTLIEQAEKAFDADQAAKDAERLMGGSFTMDDLLKQLEGIAKLGSMSKVMGMIPGMGQYKEQINNFDERQFDKIKAIIKSMTPAERDNPKIIDGSRRLRISKGSGTEVKDVNSLVDQFFGMQKMMQQMAKGGGIPGMPGIPGMPGKRAGAKQKPQQKKKGKRVSGNPAKRAAQATSAPKNEGANAFGFPAQGGQDFELPKELKDLL; from the coding sequence ATGTTCGACACCCTGCAAGATCGCCTGCAGTCAGCGTTCAAGAACCTGCGCGGCAAGGGTCGACTCTCCGAGGCCGACATCGACGCGGTCGCCCGCGAGATCCGAGTCGCCCTGCTGGACGCCGACGTCGCGGTACCGGTCGTCCGCGAGTTCATCGCCAACGTCAAGGAGCGGGCCTCGGGCGCCGAGGTCAGCCAGGCGCTGAACCCCGCGCAGCAGGTCATCAAGATCGTCAACGACGAGCTCGTCACGATCCTGGGCGGCGAGACCCGCCGCATCCGCTACGCCAAGAACCCGCCCACGGTCATCATGCTCGCGGGCCTGCAGGGCGCCGGCAAGACGACCCTCGCCGGCAAGCTCGCGCTGTGGCTCAAGGAGCAGGGCAAGTCGCCGATGCTGGTGGCCTGCGACCTCCAGCGCCCCAACGCCGTCACCCAGCTGCAGGTCGTCGGCGGGCAGGCCGGCGTCTCGGTCTTCGCGCCCGAGCCCGGCAACGGCGTCGGTGACCCGGTCCAGGTCGCGACCGCCGGTCTGGCCGAGGCACGCCGCACGCTCCACGACGTCGTCATCGTCGACACCGCCGGACGCCTCGGCATCGACGCCGAGCTCATGCAGCAGGCCGCCGACATCCGTGCGGCCGTCGACCCCGACGAGGTGCTGTTCGTCATCGACGCGATGATCGGCCAGGACGCCGTCGTCACCGCGCAGGCCTTCCTCGAGGGCGTCGACTTCACCGGCGTCGTGCTGACCAAGCTGGACGGCGACGCCCGCGGTGGCGCGGCCCTCTCGGTGCGCTCGATCACCGGGCGTCCGATCATGTTCGCCTCGACCGGCGAGAAGCTCACCGACTTCGAGACGTTCCACCCCGACCGGATGGCCGGCCGCATCCTCGACATGGGCGACATGCTCACCCTGATCGAGCAGGCCGAGAAGGCGTTCGACGCCGACCAGGCCGCCAAGGACGCCGAGCGGCTCATGGGCGGCTCGTTCACGATGGACGACCTGCTCAAGCAGCTCGAGGGCATCGCCAAGCTGGGCTCGATGTCCAAGGTCATGGGCATGATCCCCGGCATGGGGCAGTACAAGGAGCAGATCAACAACTTCGACGAGCGCCAGTTCGACAAGATCAAGGCGATCATCAAGTCCATGACGCCGGCCGAGCGCGACAACCCCAAGATCATCGACGGCTCCCGCCGGTTGCGGATCTCGAAGGGCTCGGGCACCGAGGTCAAGGACGTCAACAGCCTGGTCGACCAGTTCTTCGGGATGCAGAAGATGATGCAGCAGATGGCCAAGGGCGGCGGGATCCCGGGCATGCCCGGCATCCCCGGGATGCCCGGCAAGCGGGCCGGCGCGAAGCAGAAGCCGCAGCAGAAGAAGAAGGGCAAGCGCGTCTCGGGCAACCCCGCGAAGCGTGCCGCCCAGGCGACCAGTGCCCCGAAGAACGAGGGCGCCAACGCCTTCGGCTTCCCCGCCCAGGGCGGTCAGGACTTCGAGCTGCCCAAGGAGCTCAAGGACCTGCTGTAG
- a CDS encoding [protein-PII] uridylyltransferase: MTDHPDLARRRADRALEADRRLRQLFAAAVPDSGGDPREGGGLALVAVGGYGRSELSPFSDLDVVLLHDPSVEESVVREVAEAIWYPLWDDGVALDHSVRDTVQMRDAAASDHRAAMGMLDARPVAGDSGLVLGLRSEVLADWRRDARTRVEEVRQARQARIERAGWLAHAAVPDLKESGGGLRDSVILRALVATWLIDVPHGESEWLRSSLLDVRDALHQTVGRRVERLDADVIPDVAAVLGMGAEELDLHTRQIGRRIAHLASLAWRKVDDALAPPRKGTITSRGPKVLPLGDGVGVLAGEVIVTKDADPATDPELALRAAAAAAREGLPLGPGSAVRLARTMGELPDPWPPTARRHLVDLLTAGPGLVRVWDELDFAGVVDRVLPEWAPIRLRGSSSPVHRFTVDRHSLEACVHAAAIKRDVARPDLLAVAALLHDIGKGVAGDHSEVGEPMATRIALRWGFDAADADVVGRLVRWHLLLPTIATRRDIEDPSTAANVAEIVGTEDFLDLLAALTASDAQSTGASAWSTWRRGLIEGLVEKVRGVLDESVGSPDAEAYEGWPVHVPVPDWGTTGPADFTLTVEPHQGGSLLTIVTANRRGVMADLAGGLALAGLAIRSARTVTLGDVAVSLWEVSRQDVDPARLTERLRPAMAGDLDLAGRLELASIPDAEDARVRLLGNVSETATVVEVRAHDRRGLVWTVCDQIASLGLSIRSAHMSTYGDEVRDVFYVVDVDGNRLDGPTAEKLRDALAAALT; the protein is encoded by the coding sequence GTGACCGACCATCCCGATCTCGCCCGCCGCCGCGCCGACCGGGCCCTGGAGGCCGACCGGCGCCTGCGGCAGCTGTTCGCGGCGGCGGTGCCCGACAGCGGGGGCGACCCGCGGGAGGGCGGGGGACTCGCGCTGGTCGCGGTCGGCGGGTACGGCCGCTCCGAGCTCTCTCCCTTCAGCGACCTGGACGTCGTCCTGCTGCACGACCCGTCGGTCGAGGAGTCCGTCGTCCGCGAGGTCGCCGAGGCCATCTGGTACCCGCTGTGGGACGACGGGGTGGCGCTCGACCACTCCGTGCGGGACACCGTCCAGATGCGCGACGCCGCAGCGAGCGACCACCGCGCGGCGATGGGCATGCTCGATGCCCGCCCGGTCGCCGGTGACTCGGGGCTGGTCCTGGGCCTGCGCTCGGAGGTCCTCGCGGACTGGCGGCGAGACGCCCGCACCCGCGTGGAGGAGGTGCGCCAGGCACGTCAGGCCCGCATCGAGCGGGCCGGCTGGCTCGCGCACGCCGCGGTCCCCGACCTGAAGGAGTCGGGCGGGGGACTGCGCGACAGCGTGATCCTGCGCGCGCTCGTCGCGACGTGGCTCATCGACGTCCCGCACGGGGAGTCCGAGTGGCTGCGCAGCTCCCTGCTCGACGTCCGCGACGCCCTGCACCAGACCGTGGGGCGCCGGGTCGAGCGGCTCGACGCGGACGTCATCCCCGACGTGGCGGCGGTGCTGGGGATGGGGGCCGAGGAGCTCGACCTGCACACCCGACAGATCGGTCGCCGGATCGCGCACCTGGCCTCGCTGGCCTGGCGCAAGGTGGACGACGCGCTCGCTCCGCCCCGCAAGGGGACGATCACGTCCCGCGGCCCCAAGGTCCTGCCCCTCGGCGACGGGGTCGGCGTCCTCGCGGGTGAGGTCATCGTGACCAAGGACGCCGATCCCGCGACGGACCCCGAGCTCGCCCTGCGGGCCGCGGCCGCCGCCGCACGCGAGGGTCTGCCCCTCGGCCCGGGGTCCGCGGTCCGGCTGGCCAGGACGATGGGCGAGCTGCCCGATCCCTGGCCGCCCACGGCCCGCCGACACTTGGTCGACCTGCTCACCGCCGGACCGGGGCTCGTGCGCGTGTGGGACGAGCTCGACTTCGCCGGGGTGGTCGACCGCGTGCTGCCCGAGTGGGCGCCCATCCGCCTGCGCGGGTCCTCGTCGCCGGTGCATCGCTTCACCGTCGACCGGCACAGCCTGGAGGCGTGCGTCCACGCCGCGGCGATCAAGCGCGACGTCGCCCGTCCCGACCTCCTGGCCGTGGCCGCGCTGCTGCACGACATCGGCAAGGGCGTCGCGGGCGACCACTCCGAGGTGGGCGAGCCGATGGCGACCCGCATCGCCCTGCGGTGGGGGTTCGACGCGGCCGACGCCGACGTCGTGGGACGCCTCGTGCGCTGGCACCTGCTGCTGCCGACGATCGCGACACGACGTGACATCGAGGACCCCTCGACCGCGGCGAACGTCGCGGAGATCGTGGGCACGGAGGACTTCCTGGACCTCCTGGCCGCCCTGACGGCCTCGGACGCCCAGTCCACCGGCGCGAGTGCGTGGTCGACCTGGCGACGCGGGCTCATCGAAGGACTCGTCGAGAAGGTCCGGGGCGTCCTCGACGAGTCGGTCGGCAGCCCGGACGCCGAGGCGTACGAGGGCTGGCCTGTCCACGTGCCGGTCCCCGACTGGGGGACCACGGGACCCGCGGACTTCACGCTGACGGTCGAGCCGCACCAGGGCGGCTCGCTGCTCACGATCGTCACCGCGAACCGCCGGGGCGTCATGGCCGATCTCGCCGGTGGACTGGCGCTGGCCGGCCTCGCGATCCGCTCCGCGCGCACCGTCACGCTCGGCGACGTCGCGGTGTCGCTGTGGGAGGTGTCGCGCCAGGACGTCGACCCGGCCCGCCTGACCGAACGCCTCCGGCCCGCGATGGCGGGGGACCTCGACCTGGCCGGCCGGCTCGAGCTCGCGTCGATCCCCGACGCGGAGGATGCCCGCGTACGACTGCTCGGCAACGTCTCGGAGACGGCCACGGTCGTCGAGGTCCGGGCGCACGACCGGAGGGGGCTCGTGTGGACGGTGTGCGACCAGATCGCCTCCCTCGGCCTGTCGATCCGCTCGGCCCACATGTCGACGTACGGGGACGAGGTCCGCGACGTCTTCTACGTCGTCGACGTGGACGGGAACCGTCTCGACGGACCTACCGCCGAGAAGCTGCGCGACGCCCTGGCAGCAGCCCTGACGTGA
- a CDS encoding gluconate:H+ symporter, whose amino-acid sequence MNLAALATAAAPEPVEAVAGTGQLIAAALIGIAVLVIAITYFKLHPFLALILGALTVGAIAGRAMLDVVASFSAGVGSTVSGVGVLIALGAMFGKLLADSGGADQIVDTIVGRSSQRMLPWSMAAIGAIIGLPMFFEIGLVLLMPVIFLVAKRAERSIISLGIPALAGLSAMHGFVPPHPGPLAAIDLVDANLGLTLGLGVLVAIPTIVLAGPVFARFADRWVPVPAGDLYDASTEKRERRPSFGITLATVLLPVVLMMGKAFGDIAVDDGTTLRSILDFIGEPFVALLIAVLVAVFTFGIGTGMSKEDVSDVLSSSLPPIAGIILIVGAGGGFKQTLVDTGIAEVVADFVRDSGVSVLLIAWLVAVVIRVATGSATVATITAAGIMVPIAADLPSGEVSLLVLAIGAGSVFFSHVNDAGFWLVKEYFGLTVGQTIKSWSIMETVLSVSGLVVVLALNLVV is encoded by the coding sequence ATGAATCTGGCCGCACTCGCCACCGCCGCAGCACCCGAGCCCGTCGAGGCCGTCGCCGGCACCGGGCAGCTCATCGCCGCCGCGCTGATCGGGATCGCGGTGCTGGTCATCGCGATCACCTACTTCAAGCTCCACCCGTTCCTGGCCCTGATCCTCGGTGCCCTGACGGTCGGCGCGATCGCCGGACGGGCGATGCTCGACGTCGTCGCGAGCTTCAGCGCGGGCGTGGGCAGCACCGTGTCCGGTGTCGGCGTGCTGATCGCACTCGGTGCGATGTTCGGCAAGCTGCTCGCCGACTCCGGCGGCGCGGACCAGATCGTCGACACGATCGTGGGGCGCTCGAGCCAGCGCATGCTGCCGTGGTCGATGGCCGCGATCGGCGCGATCATCGGTCTGCCGATGTTCTTCGAGATCGGCCTCGTGCTGCTGATGCCGGTCATCTTCCTGGTCGCCAAGCGTGCGGAGCGGTCGATCATCTCCTTGGGCATTCCCGCACTCGCGGGACTGTCCGCGATGCACGGCTTCGTGCCGCCGCACCCCGGTCCTCTCGCGGCGATCGACCTGGTGGACGCCAACCTGGGCCTGACGCTCGGCCTCGGCGTCCTCGTCGCGATCCCGACGATCGTGCTCGCCGGCCCGGTCTTCGCGCGCTTCGCCGACCGCTGGGTGCCGGTTCCGGCCGGTGACCTGTACGACGCGTCGACCGAGAAGCGCGAGCGCCGACCGAGCTTCGGCATCACCCTGGCGACGGTCCTGCTGCCGGTGGTGCTGATGATGGGCAAGGCGTTCGGCGACATCGCGGTCGACGACGGCACGACGCTGCGCAGCATCCTGGACTTCATCGGCGAGCCGTTCGTCGCCCTGCTCATCGCGGTCCTGGTGGCCGTGTTCACGTTCGGCATCGGCACGGGCATGTCCAAGGAGGACGTGTCCGACGTGCTGAGCAGCTCGCTGCCGCCGATCGCCGGCATCATCCTCATCGTCGGCGCGGGCGGCGGCTTCAAGCAGACGCTCGTCGACACCGGGATCGCCGAGGTCGTGGCCGACTTCGTCCGTGACAGCGGGGTGTCCGTCCTGCTGATCGCCTGGCTCGTGGCGGTCGTCATCCGCGTGGCCACCGGCTCCGCCACCGTCGCCACGATCACCGCCGCGGGCATCATGGTGCCGATCGCCGCGGACCTGCCGAGCGGCGAGGTGTCGCTGCTCGTCCTCGCGATCGGTGCCGGCTCGGTGTTCTTCTCGCACGTCAACGACGCAGGGTTCTGGTTGGTCAAGGAGTACTTCGGCCTGACCGTCGGCCAGACGATCAAGAGCTGGTCGATCATGGAGACCGTCCTGTCGGTCAGCGGCCTGGTCGTGGTGCTGGCGCTCAACCTCGTCGTCTGA
- a CDS encoding gluconokinase: protein MGATPLVVVMGISGVGKSAVGHELADRFGIEYEDGDAFHSEANIAKMSAGTPLTDEDRWPWLEDIGRWLADHDGSGGVVSCSALRRAYRDVLVDAAPRVVFLHLTGGHDLIKSRMDHREHFMPSSLLQSQEETLEPLQDDERGWAFDITPNPAEIVDAFIARAGLSEGDDA from the coding sequence ATGGGAGCTACACCACTGGTCGTCGTCATGGGCATCTCCGGGGTGGGGAAGTCCGCCGTGGGTCACGAGCTGGCCGACCGGTTCGGCATCGAGTACGAGGACGGTGACGCCTTCCACTCCGAGGCGAACATCGCCAAGATGTCCGCCGGCACGCCGCTGACGGACGAGGACCGCTGGCCGTGGCTCGAGGACATCGGCCGCTGGCTGGCCGACCACGACGGGTCCGGCGGTGTCGTGAGCTGCTCGGCCCTGCGCCGCGCCTACCGCGACGTTCTCGTCGACGCCGCACCGCGCGTCGTCTTCCTGCACCTCACCGGTGGCCACGACCTCATCAAGTCCCGCATGGACCACCGCGAGCACTTCATGCCCTCGTCCCTGCTGCAGTCGCAGGAGGAGACGCTCGAGCCGCTGCAGGACGACGAGCGCGGCTGGGCGTTCGACATCACCCCGAACCCGGCCGAGATCGTCGACGCGTTCATCGCCCGCGCCGGACTGTCCGAAGGAGACGACGCATGA